A region of the Micromonospora sediminicola genome:
TCCTCGTGACGGTATGCCATCGAAGATCACCCTGTCAACGATCCACATCAGACGCGGACTGAGCTGCTGAAACGTCCGCCAACGCGCCCACATAGACGTCATCGCCGCACGCATCAGGCAAATCCCTCCACAGTGCGGTGGAGGTGGCGGGAAAGGCGATGACCGACACGGGCGACATCACGGCGGTGGGCGACACGGGTGGCGACCGGGCCGGGTCGCAATCGCATTTCTTACCGGCGCGCGGGAATTGGCCGAACGTGCCGCCCCGGTCACCGAACGCACCGACTGCCGACACGATTCGGGGATCGGCGGGTGAAGATCGACGGTGACATGATGGGCGAGGTTCCCATCGAGGAATCCTGATCTTTTCCCACTATCCGGCTGACCGCACGGTCCGGCGCGGCGGCTGCCCGCGCCCGGATGCGGCCACCTCACGGCCGGGCAGCGACGAAGGCGGAGGCGATGACGGACGTCCTGCGGACCCGGAGACCGGTGACCGCCCCACCGGCACGGCCCGACTCCGACCGGCCCGCGCCGGCCACGGCCGCCCAGCGCCAGATGTGGCAGTTGGACCGACTCGACCCGGGCTCGGCCGCCTACCTGGTGCCGCTGGCCTACCGGCTGCACGGCCCGCTCGACGTGGCGGCCCTGTCCGCCGCGCTCGACGACCTGGTGGCCCGGCACGCGGCGCTGCGCACCACGCTCGCCCGACCGCAGGCACCCGCCGGACAGCCGACCGGGCCGGGCGACGACGATCCGACCCGGGTCGTCCAGGTGGTGCACGCGCCGCGCCCCGGGCTGCTGCGGGTGCACGACCTCAGCGGCCTGCCGAGCTGGCAACGCGACCGGGAGGTCCGGGCCCGGCTCCGGGCCGCCGCGCGTGACCCGCTCGACCTGGTACGCGGACCGGTGCTCCGGGCCGACCTGCTGCGGTGCGCGCCGGAGGAGCACGTGCTCCTGCTGACGATCCACCACGTCGCCGTCGACGAGTGGTCGCTGGGCATCCTCCACGAGGAGTGGGAACGGCTCTACGCCGCACACCGCGCCGGGGTGCCGGCCGGGCTCGACCCGGTCACGCACGACTGCCGCGACCACGCGCTGCGGCAGCGGGACTGGCTCGCCGGGGCGGAGGCGGCCGAGCAGCTCGACTACTGGCGCGGGCAGCTCGCGGGCGTTCCGGCGGCGCTCGACCTGCCCACCCGGGGGCCACGCCCGGCGGTGCCGTCCGACGCCGGCGCCTCGCTGAGCGTGCCGCTGGACGTACCGGCCGAGGCGCTGGCCGCGTTCTGCCGGCAGGCGCGGGTGTCGCCGTACATGGTGTTGCTGACCGTGCTGCACGTCCTGCTGGCCCGGTGGACCGGCGAGCGGGACGTGGTGGTCGGCACGCCGGTGGCCGGCCGGCGCGGCCCGGAGACGCGGCAGCTCGTCGGCCTGCTGCTCAACACCGTGGCGATCCGCGCCCGGCTGGACGACGACCCGTCCTTCGCCACGCTGGTGGAGCGGGTACGCACCGCCGTGCTGGACGCGCTGAGCCGGGAGGAGCTTCCCTTCTCCACCGTGGTGGAGACGCTGCGCCCGCCCCGACGGGCCGGCTTCAGCCCGCTGTTCCAGGTGATGTTCGTGCACGGCCGGGAGGCGGCCCCGCCCCGCCTGGACGGTCTCGAGGTCAGCGCCGTGGAGGTGCCGCCCGCCACCGCGAAGTTCGACCTCACCGTGGCCGTACGGGAGAACGAGCAGGGTCTGCGGACCGTGCTGGAGTACCGCACGGAGCTGTTCGACGACGACGCGATGGCCCGACTCGCCGGGCACTTCCAGACGCTGCTGGCGTCGCTGCTCGCCGACCCGGGGGCGCCGGTCGGCTCGGCCGCGATGCTCACCGTCGAGGAGCACCGCCGGCTGGTCGAGGAGTGGAACCGCACCGCCACGCCGGACGAGCCGGACGAGCTGGTCCACACGCTGATCGAGGAGCAGGCCCGGCGTACCCCCGACGGGGTGGCGGTGACCGACGGCGAGGCCGCGCTGAGCTACCGGGAGCTGCACGACCGGGCCGAGTCGCTGGCGGAGACGCTGCGCGGTCGGGGCGTGGGCGTCGGCGCCCTGGTCGGGGTGCTGCTGCCGCGCGCGGCGCCGTTCACCGTGGCGGTGCTGGCGGTGCTGCGGGCCGGCGCCGCCTACGTGCCGCTGGACCCGGCCAACCCGCCCGCCCGGCTGCGCCACCTGATCGGGGACACCGCCGCTCCGGTGGTGCTCACCTGCGCCGAGCTGGCACACCTCGTACCCGGGGACCGGGCGCTGCTGGTGCCGGGGCCGGAAGCGCCGGCTACGGGGGCCGGGCCGGCGCGCGGCGGCGGGCCACGACGGCGGGCGCGTCGCCGGCCCACGCCGTCGGCCGACGAGCTGGCCTACGTCATCCACACCTCCGGTTCGACCGGCCACCCCAAGGGCGTGATGGTCACCCACCGGGGTGTGGCGAACTACGTGCGCTGGGCCGCTCAGGCGTACCGGCTGCGGCCGGGCGACGTCGTCCCGCTGCACTCCTCGGTCGGGTTCGACCTGACCGTGACCAGCCTGCTGGTGCCGTTGGCCGCCGGCGCCACGGTCCGAATGATCGGCGAGCACCTCGGCCCGGCGGCGCTGGGCGAGGCGCTGCGCGACACCGCCACGCCGTTCGGCCTGGTCAAGATCACTCCGGCCCAGTTGGAGCTGGTCACCCACCAGCTGCGCCCGGACGAGCTGGCCGGGCGGACCCGGTGCTTCGTGATCGGCGGCGAGAACCTGCGCGCCGACCAGGTGGCGCCGTGGCGGCGGCACGCGCCGGAGACCGCGCTGGTCAACGAGTACGGCCCGACCGAGACGGTGGTCGGCTGCGCCGCGTACGAGGTGGAGCCCGGCACGCCCGCTGACGGTTCGGTGCCGATCGGCCGGCCGATCGCCAACACCGCGCTGCACGTGCTCGACGCGTGGGGCAACCCGGCGCCGGTGGGCGTGGCCGGCGAGCTGTACGTGGGCGGCGCCGGGGTGGCGCGCGGCTACCTCGGCCAGCCGACCGTCACGGCCGAGCGGTTCCTCCCCGACCCCTTCGCCGGGACGCCGGGCGCGCGGCTGTACCGCACCGGCGACCTGGTCCGCCGCCGGCCCGACGGCGTCCTGGAGTACCTGGGCCGCACCGACCGGCAGGTCAAGGTGCGCGGCTACCGGGTGGAGTGCGGCGAGATCGAGGCGGCGGTCCGGCGGCACCGGCCGGACGTCGACGTGACCGTCCAACTGCGCCACGACGACCCGGCCGACCCCCGGCTGGTCGCGTACCTGGCCGGCGGCGGGACCGGTCCGGCCGAGCTGCGGGCCGCGCTCGCCGCCGAGCTGCCGTCCTGGCTGGTGCCGGACGCGTTCGTCCGGCTCGACGCGCTGCCGCTGACCGGCAACGGCAAGGTGGACGCCGACGCGCTGCCCGCGCCCGGCCCGGCGGCGGCCGTCCCGCCCGCCTCCACGCCCGGCCCGGCGGCGGCCTCGCCGTCCGCCGGCCCCGCGCCCTCCGCCGGCACCGTCGCGCCGGTCCCGCCCGTCCGGTGGGACGGCGACCGGGTACGCCTGGAACGGCTGGTCGCCGAGGTGTGGCGGGAGGTGCTCGGCGTCGACGAGGTCGGCGTCCGGGACAGCTTCTTCGACCTCGGCGGGCACTCGATGCGGCTGCTGGCCGTGCTCGACCGGCTGCGCGCCCGGCTCGGTGACGTGCTCACCGCCACCGACCTGTTCCGCCACCCCACCGTCGAGTCGCTGGCCGCGTACCTGGTCTCGGGGACGACGACCGGGGCGGAGCCGGAACCCGCGCCGCAGGCCCCGCCGCGCGCCGGCGCCGCGGTGGCCGCCGGTTCGGCGGAGGCGCTGGTCGCCGTCGTCGGCATGGCCTGCCGGTTCCCCGGGGCGCGCACGGTCGACGAGTTCTGGGCCAACATCCGCGACGGGGTGGAGTCGGTCCGCGAGTTCACCGTCGAGGAGATGCTCGCCGACGGCGCGGACCCGGCCCGGATCGACGACCCGGCGTACGTGCGCGCCGGCACCCACCTGCCCGGCATCGACGAGTTCGACGCGGCGTTCTTCGGCTTCACGCCCCGGGAGGCGGAGACGCTCGACCCGCAGCACCGGCTGCTGCTGGAGTGCGCCTGGCACGCCCTGGAGCACGCCGGGCACGACCCGTCCCGCCACCCCGGCCGGGTCGGCCTGTTCGCCGGCTCGGGCCGCAGCTCCTACCTGCTCGACCACCTCAACGGCCGGCCGGAGCTGACCGGCGCGCTCAGCGAGCACCAGATCTCCCTCGGCAACGACAAGGACTTCCTGCTCAGCCGCGTCGCCTACCAGCTCGACCTGACCGGTCCGGCGGTCACCGTGGCCACCGCCTGCTCCACCTCGCTGGTGGCCGTGCACCTGGGCCGGCAGAGCCTGCTGGCCGGCGAGTCGGACGTGGTCCTGGCCGGCGGCGTCAGCGTCTTCCCGGCCCAGCGGCGCGGCTACCTGCACCACGACGGGGGCATCTACTCCCCCGACGGGCACTGCCGGCCGTTCAGCGCCGAGGCGCGCGGCAGCATCGAGTCCAGCGGCGTGGGCGTGGTGGTGCTCAAGCGGCTGGCCGACGCGCTGGCCGCCGGCGACACGGTCTACGCGGTGATCCGCGGCTCGGCGATCAACAACGACGGGGCCCGCCGCACGGGCTACACCGCGCCGGGCGTCGCCGGGCAGGTCGAGGTGATCAGCAGCGCGCTGGCCGCCGCCCGGGTGGACCCGCGCTCGGTGGGCTATGTGGAGGCGCACGGCACCGGCACCACGCTCGGCGACCCGATCGAGGTGGCCGCGCTGACCGAGGCGTTCCGGCGCGGCACCGACGAGCGTGGCTTCTGCGCGCTCGGCTCGGTCAAGGCGAACATCGGGCACACCGACGCCGCGGCCGGGGTGGCCGGCCTGATCAAGACCGTGATGGCGCTGTGGACGCGGACGCTGCCGCCGACGATCAACGTGGAGCGTCCCCACCCGGGCATCGACTTCGCGTCCGGCCCGTTCCGGCTCGACGGCGCGGCCCGGCCGTGGCCCGGCGACGGTCCGCGCCGGGCCGGGGTCAGCTCGTTCGGCATGGGCGGCACCAACGCGCACGTCGTCCTGGAGGAGCCGCCGGCGTCGCCGGTCGCGCCGCCGGCCCCGCCCGCGCCGGGGCCCCGGCTGCTGACGCTGTCGGCGCGTACCCCGGCCGCGCTGGAGAGCGCCACCCGGCAGCTGCGCGACCACCTCGACGCCCACCCCCGGGTGGTGCTCGCGGACGTCGCGGCGGCGCTGGGCCGCCGGGCGGCGATGCCGCACCGCCGGTACGTGGTCGCGGCGGACCGCGCCGACGCGGTGGCCGCGCTCGACGCCCCGCAGCGCCAGTTCACCGGCGTCCACCCGGGTGGCCGGCGGACGCTGGCGTTCGCCTTCCCCGGCCACGGCGCCCAGCACGTGGCGATGGGCGCCGGGCTCCACCGGGCCGAGCCGACCTACCGGGCCGTGGTGGACGAGTGCGCCGAGCTGCTCGGCGGCGACCTGGCCCGGGACCTGCGGGCCGTGCTGTGCCCGGAGCCGGGCGGGCACGCGGTGGCGGAGGAACTGCTGGCCCGCCCCCGCCTGGTGCAACCGGCGCTGTTCGTGACCGGCTACGCGCTGGCCCGGACGCTGCTGGCGCGCGGCGTCACACCGGACGTGATGGTCGGTCACAGCCTCGGCGAGTACGTGGCCGCCTGCCTCGCCGGGGTGTTCTCCCTGGACGACGCGCTGCGCCTGGTACGGGTCCGGGGCGAGCTGGTGGAGCGGACGCCGGTCGGCGCGATGCTGGCGGTCGCGCTGCCCGAGTCGGCGGTGACCGCGCTGCTCGACGAGGGCGTGTCGCTGGCCGCGGTGAACGCCCCGCGGCTGTGCGTGGTCTCCGGCGACCCGGCGGCGGTCGGCCGGGTGCGGGAGCGGCTCACCGCCGACGGTGTCGTCTGCCGCCCGCTGCGGGTGGCCCGCGGCTACCACTCGGCGCTGCTCGACCCGGTGCTCGACGAGTTCGCCGCGCACGCCGCCCGGGTGCGGTACGCCGAACCCGAGCGCCCCTACCTGAGCAACCTGACCGGCGGTCCGGTCACCCCGGGGCTGGTCACCGACCCGGCGTACTGGGTGCGGCACCTGCGCGAGCCGGTCCGCTTCGCCGCGTCGGCCGCGTTCCTCGCCGAGCAGGACGCGACGGTGGCCGAGGTGGGGCCCGGGAACGCCCTCGGCGGCCTGGTCCGGCTGGCCGGGCTGCGGCCGGCGCAGGCGGTGGCGATGATGCGGCACCCCCGCGCCGAGGCCGACGACGTCGGCACGCTGCTCGACGCGGTGGGCCGGCTCTGGCTGACCGGGGTGCCGGTCGACCTGGAACGGTTCCCCGGCGACGGGGACCGGCGGCTGCCGTTGCCCGGCTACCCGTTCGAGCGACACCGCTACTGGATCGCGCCGGCGCCCCGGCCCGGCGCGGTCGCCCCGACGCCGCTCGCGACGCCGGCCGAGGCGCCGGTGGCCGCGCCGGCGGACACCGGCAACCGGCCGGAGCTGGGCACCGCGTACGTCCCGCCGGCCACGCCCGCGCAGGAGTGCGTGGCGGAGATCTGGTCGGACCTGCTCGGCATCCGGCCGGTCGGCGCGCACGACGACTTCTTCGCGCTGGGCGGCCACTCGCTGCTCGCCACCCAGGTGGTGGTGCGGCTGCGGGACCGCCTCGGCGTCGCGGTGCCGCTGGAGACGGTCTTCGCCCGACCCACCGTCGCCGGTCTCGCCGCGGCGTTGCCCGCCGGCACCGCCCCCGCGCCCACCGCGACCACCGAGGACGGCGCCGCGGCCGGGTCCGCGACCGGGGCCGGTGGCGCGGCAACGCCACCGGCGCCGGTCGCCCCGGCGGCGACGGCGCTCGCGCGCATCCCCCGCGCCGATCCGGACGCCGGACCCGCGCCGCTCTCCTCCGGGCAGCACCGGCTGTGGTTCCTCGACCAGGCGTACGCGCAGAACGCCTACACCGTCGGCACCACGCTGCTGCTGGAGGGCGTGCTCGACCGGGACGCGCTGCGCACGGCGCTGGCCGGGCTGGTGCGCCGGCACGAGGCGCTGCGGACCGTGTTCCCGATCGGGCCGGACGGCGACCCGGTGCAGCGGGTGCTGCCGGCCGGGCCGGTGGAGCTGCCGGTCGTCGAGGCCCCGGCGGAACCGGACGCGCCGGCGCCCGTCAGCATCGTCGAGCCGGCCGTGGCCGAGGCGGTCCCCCGCTGGGTGCACGCCGCCCTCGCCGCCGACGTGCGGCGACCGTTCGACCTGGCCACCGGCCCGCTGTTCCGGGCCGTGCTGCTGCGCGTCGCCGACGAGAAGCACGTGCTGTCGCTGACCATGCACCACGCGGTCTCCGACGGCTGGTCGCTGGGCGTGGTGGCCCGGGAGGTGGCCGCCGGGTACGCCGCCGCCCGCGCGGGACGGCCCGACCCGCTCCCCGAGCTGGCCGTCCAGTACGGCGACTACGCGCGCTGGCAACGCGACCGGCTGGCCGACCCGGACAGCGCGGACCTGCGGTACTGGCGCGCGCAGCTCGACGGGGTGGCCGCCGTGCTGGAGCTGCCCACCGACCGGCCCCGCCCGCCGGTGCAGACGTTCGACGGCGCGGTCCGCACGCTGGTCCTGCCCCGGGAGACCGCCGACCGGCTCCGCCGGTTCAGCCAGGAGCACGGCGCCACGCTGGCGATGACGCTGCTCGCCGCGTTCAAGGCGGTGCTGTGGCGCTGGACCGGCCAGCGCGACGTCTGCGTCGGCATGCCGGTCGCCGGCCGGGTCCGGGCCGAGCTGGAGCCGATGGTCGGCTTCTTCGTCACCATGCTGCCGCTGCGCACCGTGCTCGACGGCGAGTGGACCTTCACCGAGCTGCTCCGGCAGGTCCGGCGCACCGCGCTGGGCGCGTACGACCACCAGGAGGTGCCGTTCGAGCGGCTGGTGGACCTGGTCGACGCGCCCCGGGACCTGAGCCGCAACCCGCTGTTCCAGGTGATGTTCAACCTGCTCAACGTGCCGGAGCAGCGGGACGTGGACGCGGCCGGCGTGCGGATGACCCCGTTCGCGGTGGAGCCCGGGATCGCCCAGCAGGACCTGGCGCTGTACGCGTACGAGGTGGCCGAGGGGCTGCGGTTCCGGCTGGAGTACAACACCGCGCTCTTCGACGCGGGCACCGCCGAGCGGATGATCGGCCACCTGGACACGCTGCTCGCCGCGGCGGTCGCCGACCCGGGCGCCCGGCTGGCGGAACTGCCGGTGCTGACCGCCGCCGAGCTGGCCCGGTTCGCCGAGTGGAACGACACCGCCACGCCGACGGCGTGGGACGCCGCGCCGGACCGGGTGCCGACCCTGGTCGACCTGTTCGCGCACCAGGTGGCCACGAACCCGGACCGACCGGCCGTGACGTTCGGCGGGACCACGCTCAGCTACGCCGCGCTCGACGCCCGGGCCAACCGGCTCGCGCACCGGCTGCGCCGGGCCGGCGTCGGGCCGGACGTGCCGGTCGCGGTCTGCCTGCCCCGCTCGGCCGAGCTGCCGGTCGCGCTGCTGGGCGTGCTGAAGGCGGGCGGCGCGTACGTCCCGGTCGATCCGGAGTATCCGGTGGAGCGGCAGCGGTACGTGCTGACCCACAGCGGCGCCACGGTGCTGGTCACCGACGCGGCGCTGGCCGACCGGTTCGCCGGCTTCGCCGGCGCGGTGGTGACCGCCGGCACGGCCGACGGGCCGGACACCGCTCCCCCGGTGACGGCCGGGCCGGACCACCTGGCATACCTGATCTACACCTCCGGATCGACCGGCCGGCCCAAGGGCGTCCGGGTGACCCACGGCGCGGTGGTCAACACGCTCGCCGCGATGCGCGAGCGCCCCGGTCTGACCCGCGACGGCACCATGCTGGCGATGGCCAGCTTCGCCTTCGACATGTCCGTGCCGGAGCTGTTCCTGCCGCTGGTGGTCGGCGCCCGGATGCTGCTGGTCGACCGGGACGTCGCCTACGACGCGGCCCGCCTCGCCGCGCTGCTCGACGCCGAGGGCGTCACGCTGGCCCAGGGCACGCCGACGACCTGGCGACTGCTGATCGAGTCGGGGTGGACCGGCACGCCCGGGCTGACCGCCGTCTGCGGCGGCGAGGCGGTGCCCGCGCCGCTGGCCCGGCAGCTCGCCGAGCGGGTCGACGCGCTGTGGAACCTGTACGGGCCGACCGAGGCCGCCGTGTGGGCCACCATGGACCGGATCACGCCGGACGAGACCCGGCCCACGATCGGCCGTCCGATCGGCAACATGCGGGCGCTCGTGCTCGACGCGCGGCTCGCTCCGGTGCCGGTCGGCGTGCCGGGCGAGATCTACCTGGGCGGGCCGGGGCTGGCCCGCGGCTACCACGACGACCCGACGCTGACCGCGCAGCGCTTCGTCCCCGACCCGTACGGCGACGGGCGGCTCTACCGCACCGGCGACCTCGGCCGCCGGCTGGCCGACGGGCGGATCGAGTTCCTCGGCCGGGGCGACTCGCAGGTCAAGGTGCGCGGGTTCCGGATCGAGCTGGGCGAGATCGAGGCGGCGTTGCGCCGGCACGACGCGGTCCGCGACGCGGCCGTGGTGGTCCGCGAGGACGCGGGCGAGAAGGCCGTGGTGGCGTACCTGACCCTGACCGGCAGCCCGGAGCCGGACACCTCCGGCGAGGTGACCGCCGACTTCGCCGCCGACCCGGCGCCGTGGCGGGCGTTCGTGCGCACCTGGCTGCCGGACTACATGGTGCCGTCGGCGTTCGTGCCGCTGGACCGGATGCCGCTCAACGCCAACGGCAAGGTCGACCGGTCGGCCCTGCCCGCGCCCCGCCGCGAGCGCGCCGAGGTCGGCGCAGGCACGCCGGACACGCCGCTGCGGGAGGCGCTGGCGCGGCGCTGGGCGGAGGTGCTCGGCTACGAGCGCGTCGGCATCGACGACGATTTCTTCGACCTGGGCGGCGACTCGTTCCGCGCGATCAAGGCGCTGGCCGGCACCGACCCGGCGATCAGCGTGCTCGACCTGTTCCGGCACCCGACCATCCGCGGGCTCACCGCGCACCTGGCCGAGACCGGCGGTTCGGCCGGCCGGCTGCTGCACGAGCTGACCCCGGCCCGGCCGGGCACGCCGACCACGCTGACGCTGCTCTGCGTACCGTTCGGCGGCGGCAGCGCGATCACCTTCCAGCCGCTCGCGGACGCCCTGCCGGCCGGGGTGTCGCTGTACGCGCTGGAACGCCCCGGGCACGACCTGAACCGCCCGGACGAGCCGATGCTCGACCTGGACGAGCTGGTGGACCGCTGCGTGGCCGAGGTGGTCGGACAGATCACCGGCCCGGTGGCCGTGTACGGGCACTGCGTGGGCGGCGCCGAGGCGGTCGAGCTGGCCCGCCGGCTGGAGGCGGCCGGCGTCGAGGTCACCGGCGTGGTGATCGGCGCGCACTTCCCCGCCCCCCGACTGCCCGGCCGGGTGTTCGGCTGGCTGCGCCGGTGGTTCCCGGTGGAGCGGTGGGCGTCGAAGCGGCGGACGCTGGAGTCGCTGCGTGCGATGGGTTTCTTCACCGAGGTCTTCGACTCCGCCGAGAAGGACTTCGTGATGCGGGTGGTCCTGGCCGACTCGGCCCGGGGCGAGGACTACTACACCGACGTGTACGCGCGGGGCCTGCCCCGCAAGCTGTCCGCGCCGCTGGTCTGCGTGGTCGGCAGCGGCGACCGGGCCACCGAGCTCTACCAGGAGCGCTACCTGGAGTGGGAGTTCTTCGCCGACCAGGTGTCGCTGGAGGTGATCGAGGGCGCCGGCCACTACTTCGCCAAGCACCAGCCGGCCGAGCTGGCCGACGTCATCCTGACGCACTGCGCCACCGCGCCGGACGCCGCCAGCACCGGACCCG
Encoded here:
- a CDS encoding non-ribosomal peptide synthetase/type I polyketide synthase, whose translation is MTDVLRTRRPVTAPPARPDSDRPAPATAAQRQMWQLDRLDPGSAAYLVPLAYRLHGPLDVAALSAALDDLVARHAALRTTLARPQAPAGQPTGPGDDDPTRVVQVVHAPRPGLLRVHDLSGLPSWQRDREVRARLRAAARDPLDLVRGPVLRADLLRCAPEEHVLLLTIHHVAVDEWSLGILHEEWERLYAAHRAGVPAGLDPVTHDCRDHALRQRDWLAGAEAAEQLDYWRGQLAGVPAALDLPTRGPRPAVPSDAGASLSVPLDVPAEALAAFCRQARVSPYMVLLTVLHVLLARWTGERDVVVGTPVAGRRGPETRQLVGLLLNTVAIRARLDDDPSFATLVERVRTAVLDALSREELPFSTVVETLRPPRRAGFSPLFQVMFVHGREAAPPRLDGLEVSAVEVPPATAKFDLTVAVRENEQGLRTVLEYRTELFDDDAMARLAGHFQTLLASLLADPGAPVGSAAMLTVEEHRRLVEEWNRTATPDEPDELVHTLIEEQARRTPDGVAVTDGEAALSYRELHDRAESLAETLRGRGVGVGALVGVLLPRAAPFTVAVLAVLRAGAAYVPLDPANPPARLRHLIGDTAAPVVLTCAELAHLVPGDRALLVPGPEAPATGAGPARGGGPRRRARRRPTPSADELAYVIHTSGSTGHPKGVMVTHRGVANYVRWAAQAYRLRPGDVVPLHSSVGFDLTVTSLLVPLAAGATVRMIGEHLGPAALGEALRDTATPFGLVKITPAQLELVTHQLRPDELAGRTRCFVIGGENLRADQVAPWRRHAPETALVNEYGPTETVVGCAAYEVEPGTPADGSVPIGRPIANTALHVLDAWGNPAPVGVAGELYVGGAGVARGYLGQPTVTAERFLPDPFAGTPGARLYRTGDLVRRRPDGVLEYLGRTDRQVKVRGYRVECGEIEAAVRRHRPDVDVTVQLRHDDPADPRLVAYLAGGGTGPAELRAALAAELPSWLVPDAFVRLDALPLTGNGKVDADALPAPGPAAAVPPASTPGPAAASPSAGPAPSAGTVAPVPPVRWDGDRVRLERLVAEVWREVLGVDEVGVRDSFFDLGGHSMRLLAVLDRLRARLGDVLTATDLFRHPTVESLAAYLVSGTTTGAEPEPAPQAPPRAGAAVAAGSAEALVAVVGMACRFPGARTVDEFWANIRDGVESVREFTVEEMLADGADPARIDDPAYVRAGTHLPGIDEFDAAFFGFTPREAETLDPQHRLLLECAWHALEHAGHDPSRHPGRVGLFAGSGRSSYLLDHLNGRPELTGALSEHQISLGNDKDFLLSRVAYQLDLTGPAVTVATACSTSLVAVHLGRQSLLAGESDVVLAGGVSVFPAQRRGYLHHDGGIYSPDGHCRPFSAEARGSIESSGVGVVVLKRLADALAAGDTVYAVIRGSAINNDGARRTGYTAPGVAGQVEVISSALAAARVDPRSVGYVEAHGTGTTLGDPIEVAALTEAFRRGTDERGFCALGSVKANIGHTDAAAGVAGLIKTVMALWTRTLPPTINVERPHPGIDFASGPFRLDGAARPWPGDGPRRAGVSSFGMGGTNAHVVLEEPPASPVAPPAPPAPGPRLLTLSARTPAALESATRQLRDHLDAHPRVVLADVAAALGRRAAMPHRRYVVAADRADAVAALDAPQRQFTGVHPGGRRTLAFAFPGHGAQHVAMGAGLHRAEPTYRAVVDECAELLGGDLARDLRAVLCPEPGGHAVAEELLARPRLVQPALFVTGYALARTLLARGVTPDVMVGHSLGEYVAACLAGVFSLDDALRLVRVRGELVERTPVGAMLAVALPESAVTALLDEGVSLAAVNAPRLCVVSGDPAAVGRVRERLTADGVVCRPLRVARGYHSALLDPVLDEFAAHAARVRYAEPERPYLSNLTGGPVTPGLVTDPAYWVRHLREPVRFAASAAFLAEQDATVAEVGPGNALGGLVRLAGLRPAQAVAMMRHPRAEADDVGTLLDAVGRLWLTGVPVDLERFPGDGDRRLPLPGYPFERHRYWIAPAPRPGAVAPTPLATPAEAPVAAPADTGNRPELGTAYVPPATPAQECVAEIWSDLLGIRPVGAHDDFFALGGHSLLATQVVVRLRDRLGVAVPLETVFARPTVAGLAAALPAGTAPAPTATTEDGAAAGSATGAGGAATPPAPVAPAATALARIPRADPDAGPAPLSSGQHRLWFLDQAYAQNAYTVGTTLLLEGVLDRDALRTALAGLVRRHEALRTVFPIGPDGDPVQRVLPAGPVELPVVEAPAEPDAPAPVSIVEPAVAEAVPRWVHAALAADVRRPFDLATGPLFRAVLLRVADEKHVLSLTMHHAVSDGWSLGVVAREVAAGYAAARAGRPDPLPELAVQYGDYARWQRDRLADPDSADLRYWRAQLDGVAAVLELPTDRPRPPVQTFDGAVRTLVLPRETADRLRRFSQEHGATLAMTLLAAFKAVLWRWTGQRDVCVGMPVAGRVRAELEPMVGFFVTMLPLRTVLDGEWTFTELLRQVRRTALGAYDHQEVPFERLVDLVDAPRDLSRNPLFQVMFNLLNVPEQRDVDAAGVRMTPFAVEPGIAQQDLALYAYEVAEGLRFRLEYNTALFDAGTAERMIGHLDTLLAAAVADPGARLAELPVLTAAELARFAEWNDTATPTAWDAAPDRVPTLVDLFAHQVATNPDRPAVTFGGTTLSYAALDARANRLAHRLRRAGVGPDVPVAVCLPRSAELPVALLGVLKAGGAYVPVDPEYPVERQRYVLTHSGATVLVTDAALADRFAGFAGAVVTAGTADGPDTAPPVTAGPDHLAYLIYTSGSTGRPKGVRVTHGAVVNTLAAMRERPGLTRDGTMLAMASFAFDMSVPELFLPLVVGARMLLVDRDVAYDAARLAALLDAEGVTLAQGTPTTWRLLIESGWTGTPGLTAVCGGEAVPAPLARQLAERVDALWNLYGPTEAAVWATMDRITPDETRPTIGRPIGNMRALVLDARLAPVPVGVPGEIYLGGPGLARGYHDDPTLTAQRFVPDPYGDGRLYRTGDLGRRLADGRIEFLGRGDSQVKVRGFRIELGEIEAALRRHDAVRDAAVVVREDAGEKAVVAYLTLTGSPEPDTSGEVTADFAADPAPWRAFVRTWLPDYMVPSAFVPLDRMPLNANGKVDRSALPAPRRERAEVGAGTPDTPLREALARRWAEVLGYERVGIDDDFFDLGGDSFRAIKALAGTDPAISVLDLFRHPTIRGLTAHLAETGGSAGRLLHELTPARPGTPTTLTLLCVPFGGGSAITFQPLADALPAGVSLYALERPGHDLNRPDEPMLDLDELVDRCVAEVVGQITGPVAVYGHCVGGAEAVELARRLEAAGVEVTGVVIGAHFPAPRLPGRVFGWLRRWFPVERWASKRRTLESLRAMGFFTEVFDSAEKDFVMRVVLADSARGEDYYTDVYARGLPRKLSAPLVCVVGSGDRATELYQERYLEWEFFADQVSLEVIEGAGHYFAKHQPAELADVILTHCATAPDAASTGPAPDAATAGPAPADPARPAAGPAEARASRTAPAPADVPARRTATPSLAVFYLVAIGQLVSLIGSGLTAFGMGLWVYQRTGSVSLFATATVLALLPAVVLSPIAGALADRWDRRRIMVLADCLAATGTVSLALLLWFGQLRLWHILTAITVTAVATAFQQPAYQAAVTQLVPKRYYGRANGIVSLGTATSTVLAPLVGGALVLAVGLRGIVVIDLVTFVVAVTVTLSVRFPDTLFVRREEPFRREVLGGWRFIVRRHGLVALVVLVASLNYFFAMVEVLVTPLTLSFGDPAVLGRVLAASGVGMVVGSVLMGVWGGTARRTTGILASVVLLGVSLLTVGLRPDPFFPALGLFGMGLATALVNTHWLAIVQAKVGLELQGRVLAMAQMLSWLMVPAGFLSAGPLAEHVLAPLARPDGPLAGLVGTGPGRGMALAAILAGLCALALAAGGIAYRRIRRLEDELPDNDPGSVVLTDKDRIQEEADRRLAAVGGSR